The Sporocytophaga myxococcoides genome contains a region encoding:
- a CDS encoding response regulator produces the protein MTSRSAQLESVMIIDDNEMDNLLNKIILEKFNYSQNIQLYNSPTVAIKDLTEGKITPDAIFVDINMPEMTGFEFVEAFEKIERPELLKSKLFIISSSDDKQDIRKAFSFKSVSKYLTKPLDIIQLTSE, from the coding sequence ATGACATCTAGATCTGCCCAATTGGAATCAGTAATGATTATTGATGATAATGAAATGGATAACTTGCTGAATAAAATTATCCTGGAAAAATTTAACTACTCTCAGAATATTCAGCTTTATAATAGCCCTACTGTTGCAATTAAAGACTTGACTGAAGGAAAAATTACCCCGGATGCAATTTTTGTAGATATAAATATGCCGGAGATGACTGGTTTTGAATTTGTCGAAGCTTTTGAAAAAATTGAAAGACCGGAACTTCTCAAGTCAAAGCTTTTTATTATTTCATCATCGGATGATAAACAAGATATAAGAAAAGCCTTCAGTTTTAAATCCGTTTCCAAATACCTTACCAAACCATTGGACATCATCCAACTTACGTCAGAGTAA
- a CDS encoding HAMP domain-containing protein gives MKVKTAVREVSSLDEELLRVLTEIKNGNFSARMALDQTGIKGKISDTMNTIVEMNERFMAELTQAATIIGKNGQLEHRISFTDGKGAWKEGTNSINALITDLVQPTIEIADVISSVAKGNLSNTMPLAVSNHKLKGEFYRIAKEVNDMVKQLNLFSMEVTRVAREVGSEGKLGGQAKVKGVAGVWKDLTDSVNLMAGNLTDQVRNIAEVTTAVAKGDLSKKITVDVKGEILELKNTINTMVDQLNSFSSEVTRVALEVGTEGKLGGQAQVKGVAGTWKGLTDSVNQMASNLTAQVRNIADVTTAVAKGDLSKKITVQVKGEILELKNTINTMVDQLNSFASEVTRVALEVGTEGKLGGQAKVKGIGGVWKDLTDSVNQMASNLTAQVRNIADVTTAVAKGDLSKKITVNVEGEILELKNTINTMVDQLNSFASEVTRVALEVGTEGKLGGQAKVKGVGGVWKDLTDSVNQMASNLTAQVRNIADVTTAVANGDLSKKITVNVEGEILELKETINTMVDQLNSFASEVTRVAVEVGTEGKLGGQAKVRDVGGVWKDLTDSVNQMASNLTAQVRNIADVTTAVANGDLSKKITVNVEGEILELKNTINTMVDQLNSFASEVTRVALEVGTEGKLGGQAKVRDVGGVWKDLTDSVNQMASNLTAQVRNIAEVTTAVAKGNLSRKITVDVKGEILELKNTINTMVDQLNAFGSEVTRVAREVGSEGKLGGQAYVPGVAGTWKDLTDSVNKMGGNLTAQVRNIAEVTTAVAKGDLSRKIEVNVKGEILELKNTINTMVDQLRAFASEVTRVAREVGTEGKLGGQASVEGVGGVWKDLTDSVNQMAGNLTAQVRNITDVAIAVANGDMSKKITVDVRGEILQLKETINTMVDQLRAFASEVTRVAREVGTEGKLGGQAFVPGVAGIWKDLTDSVNHMSGNLTSQVRNIAEVTKAVASGDLSKTIMVDVKGEILDLKNTINTMVDQLNSFASEVTRVAREVGSEGKLGGQAQVKGVAGTWKDLTDSVNFMASNLTSQVRGIAKVVTSVAKGNLKQKLNINASGEVSQLTDTINEMIDTLAIFADQVTTVAKEVGVEGRLGGQASVPGASGIWKDLTENVNQLAANLTTQVRSISEVASAVTKGDLTRTIKIEARGEVEALKDTINQMIANLKETTLRNHEQDWLKSNLAKFTQMLQGQRDTNTVAKKILSELAQVVVAQKGSFYILNDEGDHVKLKLFASYADDTSIPREFNIGEGLVGQCALEKEKIHLKNVPIDYLKISSSLGEATPLSIIVLPVLFENQIKAVIELASFDSFSSTHLDFLDQLTESIGIVINTIETNTRTEELLIQSQSLADELTRTNEELQDKAFLLEKQKQEVEEKNRVIEEARRSLEDKAEQLTLTSKYKSEFLANMSHELRTPLNSLLILAQQLFENPEGNLSDRQVNYARTIYSCGDDLIQLINDILDLSKIESGYISIQVSKIPISEITGFVETTFKPVAETKKVKFNIVVEDLAESIETDMQRLNQILKNLLSNAFKFTEKGEVKLKIYNAEKSWKQRNRQLENADKVIAFAISDTGIGIPIDKQNIIFEAFQQAEGSTSRKYGGTGLGLSISRGLAELLGGTIELESEVDKGSTFILYIPVKSTPEDLKITKVPETKIVSLDTVNSGTAKTLGSFLNPTEGGGLDIEIPDFELLSEMFPDPGDDRNTIKPGDNVIMIVEDDQRFAKIILDKAHDYGFKAIIAASYGEVFEMAITYKLTAVTLDIKMPGVSSGWRVLDLFKNDPNLRHIPVYMISGEENADLAYHRGARSFLMKPVKKDILDQLFKDIQDFHSRKTRNLLVVEDNEIDSSRIKDLFLQIQTINVTVVSTGKEAVSEWYANGFDAIILDYKLPDIEVIDLIRQFNDKKQLQYTPVILYTAKEFSPAEANQIKKITKSILLKDVNSLDKLLEEAIIHMHISFNDLPQDIKNRIIKIQREEDILNGKNVLVVDDDIRNLFALTTVFERLNINSITAESGKEAINILNSNDNVDLILMDIMMPEMDGYETIQKIRRENKNFNLPIIAVTAKAMKGDRQKCIEAGASDYITKPVKIDQLLALMRVWMRK, from the coding sequence ATGAAAGTAAAAACTGCTGTAAGGGAGGTCTCTTCTTTGGATGAAGAATTGCTCAGAGTTTTGACCGAAATTAAAAATGGAAATTTTTCCGCCCGGATGGCATTGGACCAGACAGGTATAAAAGGAAAAATCTCTGATACGATGAATACTATCGTCGAAATGAATGAGCGCTTTATGGCAGAGCTCACTCAGGCTGCTACCATTATAGGTAAAAACGGACAACTTGAGCACAGAATTTCATTTACTGATGGAAAGGGAGCCTGGAAAGAAGGTACCAATTCCATCAATGCACTTATCACAGACCTGGTGCAACCTACTATTGAAATAGCAGATGTTATCAGTTCTGTGGCAAAAGGAAATCTCTCCAATACTATGCCTCTGGCTGTTAGTAATCATAAGCTGAAAGGGGAGTTTTACAGGATTGCGAAAGAGGTAAATGACATGGTAAAGCAGCTGAATCTTTTTTCAATGGAAGTTACTCGTGTTGCAAGGGAAGTGGGATCGGAAGGTAAATTAGGAGGGCAGGCAAAAGTTAAAGGTGTAGCAGGGGTATGGAAAGACCTTACCGATTCTGTAAACCTGATGGCAGGTAATCTTACTGACCAGGTAAGGAATATTGCTGAAGTTACTACTGCTGTTGCTAAAGGCGATTTGTCAAAAAAAATCACTGTTGATGTAAAAGGAGAAATTCTTGAATTAAAAAACACCATCAATACTATGGTGGATCAGCTTAATTCTTTTTCGTCTGAGGTAACCCGCGTGGCTCTTGAAGTAGGTACTGAGGGTAAGCTGGGTGGACAGGCGCAGGTGAAAGGGGTAGCAGGTACATGGAAAGGTCTTACTGACTCCGTAAATCAAATGGCCAGCAATCTTACAGCTCAGGTACGAAACATTGCAGATGTAACCACAGCCGTAGCAAAAGGTGACTTGTCAAAAAAAATCACAGTTCAGGTAAAAGGGGAAATTCTTGAGTTGAAAAATACCATTAACACAATGGTGGATCAGTTAAACTCTTTTGCATCAGAAGTAACCCGTGTGGCGCTGGAAGTAGGTACTGAAGGAAAACTGGGCGGACAAGCCAAGGTAAAAGGAATTGGGGGGGTATGGAAAGACCTTACTGATTCTGTAAACCAGATGGCCAGTAATCTTACAGCTCAGGTGCGAAACATTGCAGATGTAACTACAGCAGTTGCCAAAGGTGACTTATCAAAGAAAATTACTGTAAATGTAGAAGGAGAAATTCTTGAGTTGAAAAATACCATCAATACCATGGTGGATCAATTGAACTCATTTGCATCAGAAGTCACCCGTGTGGCGCTTGAGGTAGGTACAGAAGGTAAACTGGGTGGTCAGGCGAAAGTGAAAGGCGTTGGAGGGGTATGGAAAGACCTTACAGATTCTGTAAATCAAATGGCCAGTAATCTTACTGCTCAGGTTCGTAATATTGCAGATGTTACCACTGCTGTGGCCAATGGTGACTTATCAAAGAAAATTACTGTAAATGTAGAAGGCGAAATTCTTGAACTTAAGGAAACCATCAATACCATGGTGGACCAATTAAATTCCTTTGCTTCTGAAGTAACCAGAGTTGCCGTGGAAGTTGGAACTGAAGGTAAACTTGGTGGACAGGCTAAGGTAAGGGATGTCGGAGGTGTTTGGAAAGACCTCACGGATTCTGTTAACCAGATGGCCAGCAACCTCACTGCTCAGGTACGTAACATTGCTGACGTAACAACTGCTGTTGCCAATGGCGATCTCTCCAAGAAAATTACAGTAAATGTTGAAGGGGAAATACTTGAACTTAAAAATACCATCAATACGATGGTAGATCAGTTAAACTCCTTTGCATCCGAAGTTACGCGAGTAGCACTGGAGGTAGGAACAGAAGGTAAGCTGGGTGGTCAAGCTAAAGTAAGGGATGTTGGTGGTGTGTGGAAAGACCTTACCGATTCTGTAAATCAGATGGCCAGCAACCTGACAGCTCAGGTGCGTAATATTGCCGAAGTAACCACTGCCGTGGCAAAGGGTAATCTTTCAAGAAAAATTACAGTTGACGTTAAGGGTGAAATTCTCGAACTAAAGAATACCATTAACACAATGGTGGATCAACTTAATGCTTTTGGTTCGGAAGTTACCCGTGTTGCACGTGAAGTAGGTTCTGAAGGGAAGTTGGGAGGGCAGGCTTATGTTCCCGGTGTGGCAGGTACCTGGAAAGACCTCACTGATTCTGTAAATAAAATGGGGGGGAACCTGACTGCCCAGGTAAGAAATATAGCAGAGGTAACGACTGCTGTGGCCAAAGGCGACTTATCAAGGAAGATTGAAGTAAATGTTAAAGGCGAAATTCTTGAACTTAAAAATACCATCAATACGATGGTGGACCAGCTTAGAGCCTTCGCATCAGAAGTGACGCGTGTGGCAAGAGAAGTGGGTACGGAAGGTAAGCTTGGAGGTCAGGCTAGCGTGGAAGGGGTAGGTGGTGTTTGGAAAGACCTTACAGACTCCGTGAATCAGATGGCTGGCAACCTCACAGCTCAGGTTCGAAATATCACAGATGTCGCAATAGCAGTGGCAAACGGTGATATGTCTAAAAAAATTACCGTTGATGTTCGTGGTGAAATTCTTCAATTGAAAGAAACCATCAATACAATGGTAGATCAGCTTAGAGCATTTGCATCAGAAGTAACCCGTGTAGCAAGGGAAGTAGGTACAGAAGGAAAATTAGGCGGACAGGCTTTCGTGCCTGGTGTTGCCGGTATTTGGAAAGACCTTACAGATTCAGTAAACCATATGTCCGGTAATCTGACGTCTCAGGTACGTAACATCGCTGAAGTAACAAAAGCCGTGGCCAGTGGCGACCTTTCTAAAACCATCATGGTTGATGTAAAAGGTGAAATTCTTGATCTGAAGAATACGATCAATACAATGGTGGATCAGCTGAACTCTTTCGCTTCTGAAGTAACACGTGTAGCAAGGGAAGTAGGCTCAGAAGGTAAACTGGGAGGACAAGCGCAGGTTAAAGGTGTAGCAGGTACGTGGAAGGATTTAACAGACAGTGTAAACTTTATGGCATCTAATCTCACTAGTCAGGTGCGAGGTATTGCTAAAGTTGTAACTTCTGTAGCAAAAGGTAATCTGAAGCAAAAGTTAAATATTAATGCATCGGGTGAAGTTTCACAGTTGACAGATACAATCAATGAGATGATTGATACGCTGGCAATATTTGCGGATCAGGTAACAACTGTTGCTAAGGAGGTAGGAGTTGAAGGAAGACTGGGTGGGCAGGCAAGTGTTCCTGGGGCTTCTGGTATCTGGAAAGATCTTACTGAAAACGTAAATCAACTTGCGGCAAATCTTACCACCCAGGTAAGATCTATTTCAGAAGTAGCATCTGCTGTAACTAAAGGTGATTTAACAAGAACCATCAAGATAGAAGCAAGGGGAGAGGTTGAGGCGCTTAAAGATACAATCAATCAGATGATTGCTAATCTGAAAGAAACTACCCTCAGAAACCATGAGCAGGATTGGCTCAAATCTAACCTGGCTAAATTTACTCAGATGCTTCAGGGGCAAAGAGACACGAATACTGTGGCTAAGAAAATTCTTTCAGAACTTGCTCAGGTTGTGGTTGCTCAGAAAGGATCATTCTACATTCTTAATGATGAAGGAGATCATGTGAAGCTTAAGCTATTTGCTTCCTATGCAGATGATACTAGTATTCCAAGAGAATTCAATATTGGTGAAGGTTTAGTAGGCCAATGCGCTCTCGAAAAAGAAAAAATACATTTAAAGAATGTTCCTATAGATTATCTTAAAATAAGTTCAAGCCTGGGAGAAGCAACTCCTTTGTCGATCATAGTGCTTCCGGTATTGTTCGAAAATCAGATTAAAGCCGTAATTGAGCTGGCTTCTTTTGATTCATTTTCCAGCACCCACCTTGATTTCCTTGATCAGTTAACAGAAAGTATTGGTATCGTAATCAACACCATTGAAACAAATACAAGAACTGAAGAATTACTTATCCAATCCCAGTCACTTGCAGACGAACTTACAAGGACCAATGAAGAGCTTCAGGATAAAGCCTTCCTGTTAGAGAAGCAGAAGCAGGAAGTGGAAGAGAAAAACAGAGTTATTGAAGAAGCAAGAAGATCGTTGGAAGATAAAGCAGAACAGCTTACTCTGACTTCTAAATATAAATCAGAGTTTTTGGCGAATATGTCTCATGAGTTAAGAACACCGCTAAACAGCTTGCTGATACTTGCACAACAACTGTTTGAAAACCCTGAAGGAAATCTTTCAGACAGGCAAGTTAATTATGCCAGAACTATATATTCATGTGGAGATGATCTTATACAATTAATCAATGATATTCTGGATCTTTCGAAAATTGAGTCAGGATATATCTCTATTCAGGTATCTAAAATTCCTATCAGTGAGATTACAGGCTTTGTAGAGACTACATTTAAACCGGTTGCCGAAACTAAAAAGGTTAAGTTTAATATCGTCGTTGAAGATCTTGCTGAATCTATTGAAACGGATATGCAAAGGCTGAATCAGATATTAAAAAATCTGCTTTCCAATGCATTTAAATTTACAGAAAAAGGGGAGGTAAAATTAAAAATATACAATGCGGAAAAGTCTTGGAAACAGAGAAACAGGCAGCTAGAAAATGCTGATAAAGTTATTGCCTTTGCTATCTCAGATACCGGTATTGGTATTCCAATTGACAAGCAGAATATTATTTTTGAAGCCTTCCAACAGGCAGAAGGGTCTACTTCAAGAAAGTATGGTGGAACAGGCCTTGGACTTTCAATTTCCAGAGGTCTTGCGGAGCTGTTAGGCGGAACTATCGAACTTGAAAGTGAAGTAGACAAGGGGAGTACTTTCATTCTGTATATTCCGGTAAAATCAACTCCGGAAGATTTGAAGATAACCAAGGTGCCGGAAACAAAAATAGTTTCACTTGATACTGTTAATTCAGGAACAGCTAAGACATTGGGAAGTTTTCTAAATCCCACCGAAGGAGGAGGTTTGGATATTGAAATTCCAGATTTTGAACTTTTATCAGAAATGTTTCCTGATCCTGGTGATGATAGAAATACAATAAAGCCAGGAGACAATGTCATTATGATTGTTGAGGACGACCAAAGGTTTGCAAAGATTATTCTTGATAAAGCTCATGATTATGGGTTTAAAGCAATTATTGCTGCGAGTTATGGGGAAGTATTTGAGATGGCAATTACTTATAAACTGACAGCAGTGACGTTGGATATCAAAATGCCAGGAGTAAGTAGCGGATGGAGAGTACTTGATCTCTTTAAAAATGATCCGAATCTTCGACATATTCCTGTATATATGATCTCCGGGGAAGAAAACGCTGATCTGGCTTACCATAGAGGAGCCAGAAGCTTTTTGATGAAACCGGTGAAAAAGGATATTCTTGATCAGTTATTTAAGGATATTCAGGACTTTCATTCCAGGAAGACAAGAAACCTCCTGGTAGTGGAGGATAATGAAATTGATTCTTCAAGAATTAAAGATCTTTTTCTACAGATTCAGACTATCAATGTAACGGTTGTTTCTACAGGTAAAGAAGCAGTGAGTGAATGGTATGCTAATGGTTTTGATGCCATAATACTGGATTATAAACTTCCTGATATTGAGGTGATAGACCTTATACGACAGTTTAATGATAAGAAGCAGCTTCAATATACTCCGGTGATATTATATACTGCTAAAGAATTTTCTCCGGCAGAAGCAAATCAGATTAAAAAAATTACCAAAAGTATTCTGTTAAAGGATGTAAATTCACTGGATAAGTTACTGGAGGAGGCTATCATTCATATGCATATTTCATTTAATGATCTACCTCAGGATATAAAAAACAGAATAATAAAAATACAGAGAGAAGAAGATATTTTAAATGGAAAGAATGTTTTAGTTGTTGATGATGATATCAGGAATCTTTTCGCTTTAACCACTGTTTTTGAGAGACTAAACATCAATTCAATCACTGCGGAAAGTGGGAAAGAAGCTATAAATATTTTAAATTCCAACGACAATGTTGATCTTATTTTAATGGATATTATGATGCCGGAAATGGATGGATATGAAACCATCCAGAAGATCAGGAGAGAAAATAAAAACTTTAATCTTCCTATTATTGCTGTCACAGCAAAGGCTATGAAAGGTGACAGGCAAAAATGTATTGAGGCCGGTGCTTCAGACTACATTACTAAGCCTGTTAAAATTGATCAACTTTTGGCCCTGATGCGAGTATGGATGAGAAAATAA
- a CDS encoding cytochrome-c peroxidase: protein MSTSTVNPIVVFFLFLQSILLFSACKREGRKEQPVEPAFELKIPEGFPQPEIPADNELTADRAALGKMLFFDPILSADSTISCGSCHNPAISFSDNAVVSVGVKGQRGTRNSMPLVNLAWSNSFMWDGGIPSLELQVLAPLTNHLELNLPISEAINRLKKHPVYPSLFKKAYNREPDDYSLFRAIAAYERTLISGNSRYDQYFYQGKDVMSESEINGMNLFFSDRLHCSSCHSGINFTNGTFQNTGLYVVYPDPGRNLITGNESDKGKFKVPTLRNVELTAPYMHDGSIATLEDVIKHYLSGGKFNRNKSAHVHYHDEGLTDQELKDVVNFLKTLTDTSFINATK, encoded by the coding sequence ATGAGTACTTCTACAGTAAATCCAATTGTTGTTTTCTTTTTATTTCTCCAGTCAATACTACTATTTTCTGCATGTAAAAGAGAAGGAAGAAAAGAACAACCAGTTGAACCTGCATTTGAATTGAAGATCCCTGAAGGGTTTCCTCAACCCGAGATTCCTGCAGATAATGAACTCACTGCTGATAGGGCGGCTCTTGGTAAGATGTTGTTTTTTGACCCGATCCTTTCCGCTGACTCAACCATTTCATGCGGCTCCTGCCATAATCCTGCTATTTCATTTAGTGATAATGCTGTTGTAAGTGTCGGGGTAAAAGGACAAAGGGGAACCAGGAATTCAATGCCCCTTGTGAACCTGGCATGGTCTAATTCTTTTATGTGGGATGGAGGTATTCCTTCGCTTGAATTACAGGTTTTGGCTCCACTTACCAACCATCTTGAACTGAATTTGCCTATTTCAGAAGCGATAAATCGCCTTAAAAAGCATCCTGTTTATCCTTCTTTATTTAAAAAAGCATATAACAGGGAGCCGGATGATTATTCTTTGTTCAGGGCAATTGCAGCATATGAAAGAACCTTGATTAGCGGTAATTCCCGTTATGATCAGTATTTTTATCAGGGAAAAGATGTTATGTCAGAGTCGGAAATCAATGGTATGAATCTGTTCTTCAGTGACAGACTACATTGTTCTTCTTGTCATAGTGGAATAAACTTTACCAACGGTACTTTTCAGAATACTGGTTTGTATGTAGTTTATCCCGATCCTGGACGAAATCTGATTACCGGAAATGAATCTGATAAGGGAAAATTTAAAGTGCCTACACTTAGAAATGTAGAGTTGACAGCTCCATACATGCATGATGGAAGCATAGCAACGTTGGAAGATGTTATTAAGCATTATTTAAGTGGAGGAAAATTTAATAGAAATAAGTCTGCACATGTACATTATCATGATGAAGGTTTGACAGATCAAGAGCTGAAAGATGTAGTGAACTTTCTGAAGACATTAACCGATACCTCTTTTATAAATGCAACTAAATAA
- a CDS encoding T9SS type A sorting domain-containing protein, with the protein MVKKQLFILIFLAISLTAFCQDTLRNIRQDEKLIAYRSDYGGYICGYLTGQNCWFSENYAEKYRIKGKAEVLGVISYHTGYMTRPNRQVTFDIWSVGANHLPEDSLGGRYMSYRNLIISGNPVTTLFYEPISVEDSFFVAFNFLLYAHDAEESGFTDTLALLTSLDGSRPDSDLADIGRNAVRFHHGQWRDLYQRLGYKFHLALFPIIRYIPVAGTIDYKEAISSLSVYPNPCVDEALVSFSTGIESNVRIKIYNLDQKELMNIDLGRKNPGFHHEKLNVSSLHASVYILSIESDYSRQVYKFIKGQ; encoded by the coding sequence ATGGTAAAAAAACAATTATTTATATTGATTTTCCTTGCTATTTCTTTGACGGCATTTTGTCAGGACACTCTTAGAAATATTCGCCAGGATGAAAAATTAATTGCTTACAGATCAGATTATGGAGGTTATATATGCGGCTATCTAACCGGACAAAACTGTTGGTTTTCTGAAAATTATGCAGAAAAATACAGAATTAAAGGAAAAGCCGAGGTTCTTGGGGTAATCAGTTATCATACAGGTTATATGACAAGACCCAATCGGCAGGTTACCTTTGACATATGGTCTGTTGGAGCCAACCACCTTCCGGAGGATTCCTTGGGTGGAAGGTATATGAGCTACAGAAATCTAATTATTTCTGGAAACCCTGTTACAACGCTTTTCTATGAGCCTATATCTGTGGAGGATTCATTCTTTGTAGCGTTTAATTTTTTACTTTACGCCCACGATGCAGAAGAATCTGGTTTTACAGATACCCTTGCGCTCCTGACTTCACTTGATGGTTCAAGACCAGACAGTGATCTTGCCGATATAGGAAGAAATGCTGTTAGATTTCACCATGGTCAATGGAGGGATTTGTACCAGAGACTTGGATACAAATTCCATCTTGCTCTTTTCCCGATTATCCGTTATATCCCTGTTGCAGGCACAATCGATTATAAAGAAGCTATTAGTTCTTTATCTGTATATCCTAATCCGTGTGTAGATGAAGCTCTTGTTTCCTTTTCCACTGGGATTGAATCAAATGTCAGAATAAAAATATATAATTTGGATCAGAAAGAACTAATGAATATAGATCTTGGCAGGAAAAATCCCGGTTTTCACCATGAAAAGCTTAATGTGAGCAGTCTGCATGCTTCTGTATACATTTTAAGTATAGAGTCTGATTATTCCAGGCAGGTTTACAAATTTATAAAAGGGCAATAA
- a CDS encoding MbnP family protein produces the protein MKKIAFGLFLVLLLGACKKDEKVIPAAADQDNGKVELVFMPVAGSDALLMDTLYTNAAGEQFRLTKLKFFVSDIGLASGNSSEVPGKDHSGNSIFLVDFASLPNSEKLQLNVKPGNYKGLRFNIGLPREVNHADPTIAQPPLNLAQADMYWSWNTGYIFFLAEGNGPDVYANKFHFGVGDDKRIMPFSFGNVLSSQTPFIIEKGKTTRIILKFDFQKLLINGNGSYYSLASQTSSNVHGGYYADLLRANISNTLELVSSDVIE, from the coding sequence GTGAAAAAAATTGCTTTCGGATTATTTTTGGTTTTATTACTTGGCGCCTGCAAAAAAGATGAAAAAGTAATTCCTGCTGCTGCAGATCAGGATAATGGCAAAGTAGAACTTGTTTTTATGCCTGTAGCAGGGAGTGATGCTTTGTTGATGGATACACTTTATACAAATGCTGCCGGAGAGCAATTCCGACTTACCAAGTTAAAATTTTTTGTTTCCGATATCGGTTTAGCTTCGGGGAACTCTTCCGAAGTGCCAGGGAAAGATCATTCAGGAAACTCAATATTTCTTGTAGACTTTGCTTCATTGCCCAATAGTGAAAAGCTACAGTTGAATGTAAAACCAGGGAATTATAAAGGATTACGATTTAATATAGGATTGCCAAGGGAGGTAAATCATGCCGATCCTACAATTGCTCAGCCTCCGCTGAACCTCGCCCAAGCCGATATGTACTGGAGCTGGAATACAGGATATATATTTTTCCTTGCAGAAGGAAATGGTCCGGATGTATATGCAAACAAGTTTCACTTTGGAGTAGGGGATGACAAAAGGATAATGCCTTTTTCCTTCGGAAACGTACTTAGTTCTCAAACTCCGTTTATTATTGAAAAAGGAAAAACCACCAGAATTATCCTGAAGTTTGATTTTCAAAAATTATTGATAAATGGAAACGGCTCTTATTATTCTCTCGCAAGCCAGACTTCCTCTAATGTACACGGAGGGTATTACGCAGATCTTTTAAGAGCCAATATCTCAAATACATTGGAATTAGTATCTTCTGATGTTATTGAATAA
- a CDS encoding sensor histidine kinase → METKPEVKVLLVDDREDNLFSMSTVLERDGYVIRTARSGREALKILLKEHDFTLILLDVQMPDLSGYETASLIYARDKLKHIPVIFVTAHSYSDEYVYKGYQAGAVDYIYKPINPELLRAKVNVFAELYRKTHLLVAHEQQLREMNNELENRVRQRTEELTDKNAELERANFELKKVNNDLDSFVYAASHDLKAPVSNIEGLLASLTDFFSPEMLEDDNVKMIIGMINESISRFKVTIHDLTEVTKIQKSIEEDVNTIDILEVIEDVKVGIRDMIENTGAILNIVHNGETKVSFSRKNLKSVLYNLISNAIKYRSSERIPEVDISIGREDEYIIISVTDNGLGFNPNDKEKIFTMFKRLHDHVEGTGIGLYIVKKIVENCGGRIEVESEQGRGTTFSVFIRVKPEIVLI, encoded by the coding sequence TTGGAAACCAAGCCCGAGGTTAAAGTATTATTAGTAGATGACCGGGAGGATAATTTATTCTCAATGAGTACTGTCCTTGAACGGGATGGGTATGTAATTCGCACTGCAAGGTCAGGAAGGGAAGCGTTGAAAATTCTTTTGAAAGAACATGATTTTACCCTCATTTTGCTCGATGTACAAATGCCAGATCTCTCAGGATATGAAACAGCTTCTTTGATCTATGCAAGAGATAAGCTCAAGCATATCCCGGTTATTTTTGTAACAGCTCATAGCTACAGTGATGAGTATGTCTATAAAGGCTATCAGGCAGGGGCTGTAGATTATATATATAAACCCATTAATCCTGAACTTTTAAGAGCTAAGGTTAATGTCTTTGCTGAATTGTACAGGAAAACTCATTTGCTGGTAGCTCATGAGCAGCAACTCAGGGAAATGAACAATGAACTTGAGAATCGCGTTCGGCAAAGGACAGAAGAACTAACAGATAAAAACGCAGAACTGGAGAGGGCCAACTTCGAATTAAAAAAAGTAAACAATGATCTCGACAGCTTTGTATACGCTGCTTCTCATGATTTGAAAGCTCCTGTTTCAAATATTGAAGGTCTGTTGGCTTCTCTTACAGATTTCTTTTCTCCAGAGATGCTAGAAGATGACAATGTGAAAATGATCATTGGAATGATTAACGAATCAATATCACGCTTTAAAGTCACGATTCATGATCTTACTGAAGTTACCAAAATACAGAAGAGTATTGAAGAAGATGTCAATACTATTGATATTTTGGAGGTTATCGAGGATGTTAAGGTCGGTATAAGGGACATGATTGAAAATACAGGAGCAATTCTGAATATTGTTCATAATGGGGAAACTAAAGTCAGTTTCTCAAGGAAAAACCTTAAAAGTGTATTGTATAATCTTATCAGCAATGCAATAAAATACAGGTCTTCAGAAAGAATTCCGGAAGTGGATATCAGTATTGGAAGGGAAGATGAATATATCATAATTTCTGTTACTGATAATGGTTTGGGCTTTAATCCGAATGATAAAGAAAAAATCTTTACCATGTTTAAACGGCTACATGATCATGTAGAAGGCACAGGCATTGGTCTTTACATAGTAAAAAAAATAGTTGAGAACTGCGGAGGAAGAATAGAAGTAGAAAGCGAACAAGGAAGAGGCACAACTTTTTCTGTTTTTATCAGAGTAAAGCCGGAAATTGTTCTTATATAA